A stretch of the uncultured Desulfobacter sp. genome encodes the following:
- a CDS encoding ABC transporter substrate-binding protein yields the protein MNQTIKNTVVIRAGLMVLFTILFFTTASAFAGDTLNYRLKWLFNTSVAGDIIADTGGFFKKAGLDVSVNEGGAGKNAIKELELGYADFGVASADQVIRALEKGADVVVLAQIFQVNPMQWIYRSDQPEIKTLSDLKDRHIGVTFGGNDETIMNTLLAKAGLTSRDVRISSVRFDFTPFLKKEVDVWPVYRNSQGVILKERLAAENEQVKFFNPADYGVSFVANSVVTSGAMIKKHPDTVKTFMTALLAAWEFAMDPANEFQVLAQIKQKDKGTKDDIRQKQLEATRPLIKPGKETKIGIIDTGAWQQTENIMLKGKQIAAPVHVTSRLVGPTK from the coding sequence ATGAATCAAACAATCAAAAATACTGTCGTGATCCGGGCAGGACTCATGGTTCTGTTCACGATACTTTTTTTTACAACCGCATCTGCCTTTGCAGGCGATACACTCAATTACCGCCTGAAATGGTTATTCAACACCTCTGTGGCCGGAGACATCATTGCCGATACCGGCGGCTTTTTTAAAAAAGCAGGGCTGGATGTTTCCGTGAATGAAGGCGGGGCAGGCAAAAACGCCATCAAGGAGCTGGAGTTGGGATATGCAGACTTTGGCGTGGCATCTGCCGATCAGGTCATCCGTGCCCTTGAGAAAGGTGCTGACGTGGTGGTGCTAGCCCAAATTTTCCAAGTCAACCCCATGCAATGGATATACCGGTCGGACCAGCCTGAAATCAAGACGCTTTCCGATTTAAAGGACCGGCATATCGGCGTCACCTTTGGGGGGAATGATGAAACCATCATGAACACCCTTTTAGCCAAAGCAGGACTCACATCAAGAGATGTCCGCATCTCAAGTGTCAGGTTTGATTTCACCCCGTTTTTGAAAAAAGAAGTGGATGTGTGGCCGGTATACCGCAACTCCCAGGGGGTGATCCTGAAAGAACGACTGGCCGCGGAAAACGAACAGGTAAAATTCTTCAACCCCGCAGACTACGGTGTATCCTTTGTTGCCAACTCCGTTGTAACGTCAGGCGCCATGATCAAAAAACACCCGGACACGGTAAAAACTTTTATGACGGCGCTGCTGGCGGCCTGGGAATTTGCCATGGACCCGGCCAATGAATTCCAGGTTTTAGCCCAGATCAAACAAAAAGATAAAGGCACCAAAGACGACATCCGCCAAAAACAGCTTGAAGCCACCCGGCCTTTAATCAAACCCGGCAAAGAGACAAAAATCGGTATTATTGATACCGGGGCATGGCAGCAGACCGAAAACATCATGCTCAAGGGAAAACAGATCGCGGCCCCGGTTCATGTAACAAGCCGCCTGGTTGGACCGACAAAATAG
- a CDS encoding transposase — MARLLRISPKDIPIHIIQRGNNRQVCFGSDDNYAAYAGWLKEYATKYKVDVHAWVMMTNHVHLLCTPRRENGISSMMQALGRLYVRYFNSEYNRTGTLWEGRYKSCLVESGTYLLKVYRYIELNPVRAGMVLSPEDYRWSSHRINALGKTSDLCTPHPEYMMLGGDSKERCHRYRTLFENDVNEREMELIRNATNKGMIVGNDRFRKEIEALTGRRVSEKKRGRPTGWRKFGA; from the coding sequence ATGGCTCGATTACTACGAATCTCCCCAAAAGATATTCCAATTCATATCATTCAGCGGGGTAATAACCGCCAGGTATGTTTTGGATCGGATGACAATTATGCCGCATATGCGGGCTGGTTAAAGGAATACGCAACAAAATATAAAGTTGATGTTCATGCCTGGGTAATGATGACCAATCATGTTCATTTGTTGTGCACTCCCCGGCGGGAAAACGGTATCAGCAGCATGATGCAGGCTTTGGGGCGTCTTTACGTCCGCTATTTTAATTCTGAATACAACCGAACCGGTACCCTTTGGGAAGGCCGTTATAAATCCTGCCTGGTTGAATCGGGTACCTATCTTCTTAAGGTCTATAGATATATCGAACTTAACCCGGTGAGAGCCGGAATGGTTTTATCCCCAGAAGACTATCGCTGGTCCAGCCACCGGATCAATGCCTTGGGGAAAACATCTGATCTGTGCACACCTCACCCGGAGTATATGATGCTGGGGGGAGACTCCAAAGAGCGTTGTCATAGGTATCGTACATTATTTGAGAATGATGTTAATGAGCGGGAGATGGAGCTGATCCGAAATGCCACCAACAAAGGGATGATTGTAGGTAATGATCGATTCCGGAAAGAGATTGAGGCATTAACAGGTAGACGGGTTAGCGAAAAAAAGAGAGGGCGGCCGACTGGATGGCGGAAATTTGGCGCTTAA
- a CDS encoding ABC transporter permease subunit — protein MLFRRIYQFLIVYCLGVVGLLGVKYAAGLSNYVIPGLPLIFDTAQRMLTGYFLDVFNTLSVTVLGQMISIAMAFFVGIIGRKSSWAGSFIKVMAYNIQAYPIVALAPIIFILLGDGFLSRLLIASMICYFPLLLSVLGIMASPIKDIEHFYIATGRMRWQLEVKIRAFENLNKLTTVIAGSSTLAMAGTIVAEFIAADQGIGYSIRIALYQSDLACILVALFAIGIIISVYQGILETVGEQMKNKWSAPKGGDLI, from the coding sequence ATGCTGTTTAGGCGAATCTACCAGTTTCTGATTGTCTATTGCTTAGGTGTTGTCGGCCTTTTAGGCGTTAAATACGCGGCCGGCCTTTCCAATTATGTTATTCCCGGCTTACCGCTGATCTTTGATACGGCACAGCGGATGCTGACCGGCTATTTCCTTGATGTGTTCAACACCCTTTCCGTGACGGTACTGGGCCAGATGATCTCCATTGCCATGGCCTTTTTTGTGGGCATCATCGGCCGAAAATCATCCTGGGCAGGCTCGTTTATCAAAGTCATGGCCTATAACATCCAGGCCTATCCCATTGTGGCCCTGGCCCCGATCATTTTTATTCTTTTGGGAGACGGATTTTTATCCCGCCTGCTCATTGCCTCCATGATTTGTTATTTCCCCTTGCTGCTGTCGGTGTTGGGGATCATGGCATCGCCCATCAAGGACATTGAACATTTTTACATTGCCACCGGCCGGATGCGCTGGCAGCTGGAAGTTAAAATCCGTGCTTTTGAGAACTTAAACAAGCTGACCACAGTGATTGCAGGCTCATCGACACTGGCCATGGCCGGTACCATTGTGGCAGAATTCATTGCCGCAGATCAAGGTATTGGGTACAGTATACGCATCGCCCTGTACCAGAGTGATCTTGCCTGTATTCTTGTGGCCTTGTTCGCCATCGGCATTATCATCTCGGTTTACCAGGGGATTCTGGAAACTGTGGGAGAGCAGATGAAAAACAAATGGTCTGCACCAAAAGGAGGAGATCTGATATGA
- a CDS encoding ATP-binding cassette domain-containing protein, translating into MQFECRGLTFTYPEADKPVLENLNFSMAAPGFNAVFGPSGVGKTSFARILAGGSSGPGGSALIYKGISTILYSYNQERLPGWSSTGSHLEKVCPSKNSDLKKELIKIFNVDALLASRFSQLSMGQQNRMNLIRYLIQDFDLLILDESLANVDEALRETIVLAIKEIFPAKLFLYISHNLMEVAQFCKDILVLSRPGKGKGAVVVQGRNYKTGYTADPRAIDRSMLEIMNAV; encoded by the coding sequence ATGCAGTTTGAATGCAGGGGCCTGACCTTCACTTACCCAGAGGCGGACAAACCCGTCCTTGAGAATCTTAATTTTTCCATGGCCGCACCGGGATTTAATGCTGTTTTCGGGCCATCCGGCGTGGGGAAAACCTCCTTTGCAAGAATTCTTGCCGGCGGCAGCAGCGGCCCCGGGGGGAGTGCACTGATTTATAAAGGCATTTCCACGATTTTGTATTCCTACAACCAGGAGCGTCTGCCCGGCTGGTCCAGCACCGGAAGCCATCTGGAAAAGGTGTGCCCCTCAAAAAATTCAGACCTTAAAAAAGAGCTTATCAAAATTTTCAACGTGGACGCCCTGTTGGCGTCACGCTTTTCCCAGTTATCCATGGGCCAGCAGAACCGGATGAACCTGATCCGCTACCTGATCCAGGACTTTGATCTGCTGATACTGGATGAAAGCCTTGCCAATGTGGATGAAGCCTTGCGGGAGACCATCGTCCTGGCCATAAAAGAGATATTTCCGGCCAAGCTGTTCCTTTATATTTCCCACAATCTCATGGAAGTGGCCCAATTCTGTAAAGACATTCTGGTCTTAAGCCGTCCCGGAAAAGGCAAGGGGGCCGTTGTGGTACAGGGCCGGAATTATAAAACAGGATATACGGCTGATCCCCGGGCCATTGACCGGTCCATGCTGGAGATTATGAATGCTGTTTAG
- a CDS encoding diguanylate cyclase → MKKEMLRQIIIVSFLTVMLTGAVHWELVGHYAKSQRLDITRQASQIMHHMDYELSRSFLFLEDTAHLIAITPEITQKKFLSFVTLISRNKVLIKNIAAAPNLVIRYVYPMEGNQTIIGQSYKDLPGQWPDVQKAIATQKLVTSGPLKLIQGGTGLIGRVAVYTHDGREERLWGIVSSVIDMERLYQTLGVQASGMVVSLKKTGRDFKPFYGDASLFLPQAQAVILPVIMQGVNWELAAMPKKGWAKISGMILSVDLILILLGSAVAYWRVKSIQNDAVLKEIRQSLDQSQAIAHLGSWSLNLNTQRLWMSDETYRIFGLDKTTTVPTMTLVKNRIHDDDRTQVDESIDLAIKECADYTMDHRIVKTDGTLAYVEARGFVHCSQNGTPQKFTGTILDITPRKEAEKKIKDREAQVRAMASASHDALIMIDASDKIHFWSDMAEKMFGWTTEEAMGQSMHRLITLPEDCDKALNGLKHFSKTGTGPVIGSVMEFNALRKDGTIIPVERSVAAFKIADAFYAVGSIRDISERKKREEQLRQLATTDGLTGLYNRRRFMELIQKEFKKSIRHAVSLSIIMFDADKFKMVNDTYGHEAGDCVLVDISRITRQVVRETDFPGRIGGEEFVVGLPHTDAEGAVQLAERLRSSFEASKVETADGRIIRYTVSFGVTSLDPQSPVDVETLMKHVDKALYQAKEKGRNRVEQY, encoded by the coding sequence ATGAAGAAAGAGATGCTTCGCCAAATTATCATTGTCAGTTTTTTGACTGTTATGCTCACAGGGGCTGTTCACTGGGAGCTTGTAGGGCATTATGCCAAATCCCAGCGTCTTGATATCACCAGGCAAGCATCTCAAATCATGCACCATATGGATTATGAGCTTTCAAGAAGCTTTCTCTTTCTGGAAGATACGGCCCATCTCATTGCCATAACGCCGGAGATTACCCAAAAAAAATTCCTATCTTTTGTCACGCTGATATCCAGAAACAAAGTATTGATTAAAAACATTGCTGCAGCCCCGAACCTTGTTATCCGTTACGTTTACCCTATGGAAGGGAATCAGACGATTATAGGGCAATCCTACAAAGACCTTCCCGGACAATGGCCCGATGTCCAAAAGGCCATTGCTACACAAAAATTGGTCACTTCCGGCCCCCTTAAATTGATCCAGGGGGGCACCGGTCTCATTGGCCGGGTAGCGGTATATACCCATGACGGAAGAGAAGAAAGGCTTTGGGGTATTGTTTCATCGGTTATCGACATGGAACGGCTGTACCAAACCCTTGGCGTTCAAGCTTCCGGGATGGTGGTTTCTTTGAAAAAAACAGGGCGGGACTTTAAGCCGTTTTACGGAGACGCCTCTTTGTTCCTCCCGCAAGCCCAGGCCGTGATACTGCCTGTCATCATGCAGGGCGTAAACTGGGAACTGGCCGCCATGCCAAAAAAGGGATGGGCCAAAATATCCGGCATGATCCTGTCAGTTGACCTGATACTGATTCTTTTGGGTTCAGCAGTCGCTTATTGGAGAGTCAAATCCATCCAAAACGACGCTGTGTTGAAAGAAATCCGGCAAAGTCTGGACCAATCACAAGCCATCGCCCATTTAGGCAGTTGGTCTCTAAATCTCAACACCCAAAGGCTGTGGATGTCTGATGAAACCTACAGAATTTTTGGATTGGACAAAACAACAACCGTGCCCACCATGACACTTGTAAAAAATAGAATTCATGATGACGATCGCACCCAAGTGGATGAATCCATCGACCTGGCCATAAAAGAATGCGCAGACTACACAATGGACCACCGAATCGTAAAAACGGACGGCACCCTTGCCTATGTGGAAGCCCGGGGTTTTGTCCATTGCAGTCAAAACGGAACACCACAAAAATTTACAGGAACGATTCTCGACATAACCCCCAGAAAAGAAGCCGAAAAAAAAATTAAAGACCGGGAGGCACAGGTGAGGGCCATGGCCAGCGCCTCCCACGACGCGTTAATTATGATTGATGCTTCGGACAAAATCCACTTCTGGAGCGACATGGCAGAAAAAATGTTCGGTTGGACTACCGAAGAAGCCATGGGCCAATCCATGCACAGGCTTATAACCTTGCCCGAAGATTGTGATAAAGCACTTAACGGACTTAAGCATTTTTCAAAAACCGGGACCGGTCCGGTCATCGGTTCGGTAATGGAATTTAACGCCCTTCGTAAAGACGGCACCATTATTCCGGTTGAACGCTCGGTGGCGGCCTTTAAAATTGCAGATGCATTCTATGCCGTCGGCAGCATCAGGGATATATCCGAACGAAAAAAGAGGGAAGAACAGCTCCGACAACTGGCCACAACCGATGGCCTTACCGGTTTATATAACAGGCGGCGGTTCATGGAGCTGATTCAAAAAGAATTTAAAAAAAGTATACGCCATGCCGTATCTTTATCCATCATCATGTTTGACGCCGATAAATTCAAAATGGTTAACGATACCTATGGCCATGAAGCCGGAGACTGCGTCCTTGTGGATATCAGCAGAATCACCCGCCAGGTTGTCCGGGAAACAGATTTTCCAGGCCGTATAGGCGGGGAAGAATTTGTCGTGGGGCTGCCCCATACCGATGCCGAAGGTGCCGTCCAACTGGCCGAGCGGCTCAGGTCCTCTTTTGAAGCCTCAAAAGTGGAAACAGCGGATGGCAGAATAATTCGATATACAGTCAGTTTCGGCGTAACTTCCTTAGATCCCCAGTCCCCTGTAGATGTGGAAACGCTTATGAAGCATGTGGACAAAGCACTTTACCAAGCCAAGGAAAAAGGCCGCAATAGGGTCGAACAATATTGA
- a CDS encoding DNRLRE domain-containing protein, protein MKTKLLPLFCFLFFIASAGQVFAGVVDIGSAADSQVVEGYPTSNYGSQTAMYVASASGGYYKNERTWVKFDLTGQIPAGATINSAKLRMWCWKSDTEDDMTANVHGSTDDSWAETGITWNTQPSYEAAALDSREMTANTQDYWVEWDVTGFVQTEVNDNGDMVISLVVKASVEGQDPYRTYAFDGKEYGSSLAPRLRIDYTGAWPTTGGFKIFHMNDMHSRLLPHEFDVPDTEDTVGMEWVGGASYFTTKLLELKSANPDSLIMDAGDISEGNPLGDLRGNGGMIDFYNELDSKLKLLGGRGIDAVVVGNHDVNSAQMLNNMKNNADFPAISMNIYDVATGNPYFPEYVTVTVNGTKVGILGYTTDSSSFLGDDLVGVVEVKKCVWEDSDADTIDIKDKVSYLRTTEGCDVVILLSHVGQSRVTAGDDALIADAGGVLPPEVVISGHWHTWTERVWQPSNMNGKTLVAEAASYMQYIGELEVTGAGKYVQAQKHVIRNSEIVPDSDMESLIAGLITEYNGQAPAPAHGIYDVIGYSAVDLTLDKDKWWTVSEYPWAATNAAGAWICDSMVWKASRLGLPVELAMQSGGGIRRDVAAGEITYIEIYEAYPWSDDNMVRVEMTGQEIWDWIQEDYVGTSISDGWLVTAQDGLITAITYQGSAINLTGTYNVAISEYMYEHPENTLSDTTPEDMSYSIREGVVDFTAQYNTPNNPMYPNGITPRYDLNTEFAGGFKAVVTMIADSENQPYHEDAFIRLIEAMPQTLARRTGYGLSELVNTDGSINMEHRFSEIMLYRSHLGFPDGLLKTGDIIEVWGEGGFYDGTPEFIDQEGIYGADQQFVVYGNDETLARAEYHTGIASFWDEDHESHYVKFYAEKTGDSQVTDSSGQEITVYQEDGYYTKTLPGNIGDILELTGVNTYEGDDGRRFRCNTAILASTIPVTGYPSTSAVDAIAPYEQSGTSISLNATASDVQSGSSGSGTTTVFINEIHYDNASTDTGEAIEIAGPAGTNLTGWSIELYNGNGGASYGTIALSGTIIDAGSGYGTLGFSQAGIQNGAPDGIALVDGSGSVIQFLSYEGSFTAADGPAEGMVSTDIGVSETYATPVGYSLQLSGTGTTYEEFTWQGAAADSFGSVNSGQTFGAGSGSTGEVTQVEFFYRYGLDGLTWGAWTSIGTDTTAGDSWNHSFFYPEGQGYYEFYTVSTDNDGNVEDAPIRADAKVLFNNSPEAPSDPGISDGQTDVELNPTLSVTVSDSDVSAVDVSFYDGNGNLIGTVEDVPSGETASLVWDGLSENTTYTWYAVVDDGIDSVPSPVWSFTTLTVKPVPAVGMYGLVLSTLLLSGIGLVNIRRK, encoded by the coding sequence ATGAAAACTAAGCTACTCCCGCTTTTTTGTTTCTTGTTCTTTATTGCTTCGGCAGGTCAGGTATTTGCAGGGGTGGTCGATATCGGGTCGGCTGCGGACAGTCAGGTCGTGGAAGGATACCCCACCAGCAATTACGGCAGCCAGACTGCCATGTATGTCGCCAGCGCTTCAGGCGGGTATTACAAGAACGAAAGGACCTGGGTCAAGTTTGACCTGACCGGCCAGATCCCGGCCGGTGCCACCATTAATTCTGCTAAGTTGCGCATGTGGTGCTGGAAATCCGACACGGAAGACGACATGACCGCCAATGTCCATGGCAGTACCGACGACTCATGGGCCGAAACCGGAATTACCTGGAACACCCAGCCGTCTTATGAGGCGGCAGCGCTTGACAGCCGGGAGATGACGGCCAATACCCAGGATTACTGGGTGGAATGGGATGTTACGGGCTTTGTTCAGACCGAGGTGAATGACAATGGCGACATGGTCATCAGTCTTGTCGTCAAGGCGTCTGTCGAGGGGCAGGACCCCTATCGGACGTATGCCTTTGACGGCAAGGAGTATGGTTCTTCACTCGCCCCCCGGCTTCGTATTGATTACACCGGAGCCTGGCCCACCACAGGCGGGTTTAAAATTTTTCACATGAACGACATGCACTCCCGTCTTCTACCCCATGAGTTTGATGTGCCGGACACGGAGGACACCGTGGGGATGGAATGGGTTGGCGGGGCATCCTATTTTACCACCAAGTTGCTCGAGCTCAAATCTGCCAATCCGGATTCCTTGATTATGGACGCGGGCGACATCTCCGAGGGCAACCCGCTTGGAGACCTTCGGGGAAACGGCGGCATGATCGATTTTTATAACGAACTGGATAGCAAACTCAAGCTGCTGGGTGGCCGGGGGATTGATGCCGTGGTTGTGGGCAATCATGACGTGAACTCCGCCCAGATGCTCAACAATATGAAAAACAACGCTGATTTTCCGGCCATCTCCATGAATATTTATGATGTGGCTACCGGGAATCCGTATTTCCCTGAATATGTCACGGTAACGGTCAACGGCACCAAGGTGGGGATTCTTGGCTATACCACCGATTCCTCTTCCTTTCTCGGGGACGACCTGGTCGGTGTTGTGGAAGTTAAAAAATGTGTCTGGGAAGATTCTGATGCCGATACCATCGACATCAAAGACAAAGTTTCGTATCTGAGAACCACCGAAGGCTGCGATGTCGTCATTCTTCTTTCCCATGTGGGCCAGAGCAGGGTGACTGCAGGCGATGATGCACTGATTGCCGACGCCGGCGGGGTGTTACCCCCTGAAGTGGTGATTTCCGGCCACTGGCACACCTGGACAGAACGGGTCTGGCAGCCGAGCAATATGAACGGCAAGACACTGGTGGCAGAAGCGGCATCATACATGCAGTATATCGGGGAGCTGGAAGTCACGGGTGCCGGTAAATACGTCCAGGCACAGAAACATGTGATCCGCAACAGTGAGATTGTGCCTGATTCAGATATGGAATCCCTGATCGCCGGGCTGATCACCGAATACAATGGCCAGGCTCCGGCTCCGGCCCACGGCATTTACGATGTGATCGGCTATTCGGCCGTGGATCTTACCCTGGATAAGGACAAATGGTGGACAGTTAGCGAATATCCCTGGGCCGCCACCAACGCAGCAGGCGCCTGGATCTGCGATTCAATGGTTTGGAAAGCAAGCCGGCTCGGCCTGCCGGTTGAATTGGCCATGCAGTCCGGCGGCGGTATCCGCAGAGACGTGGCCGCCGGAGAGATCACCTATATCGAGATCTACGAGGCCTATCCCTGGTCCGATGACAATATGGTCCGGGTGGAAATGACCGGCCAGGAGATCTGGGACTGGATCCAGGAGGACTATGTGGGCACCTCAATCTCTGATGGCTGGCTGGTAACTGCCCAGGACGGCTTGATCACCGCTATTACCTACCAGGGAAGCGCCATCAATCTGACCGGTACCTACAATGTTGCCATCAGCGAGTACATGTACGAACACCCGGAGAATACGCTTTCCGATACAACACCGGAAGATATGAGTTATTCGATCCGGGAGGGCGTGGTTGATTTTACCGCTCAATACAATACACCGAATAATCCCATGTATCCGAACGGTATTACGCCGCGCTATGATTTGAATACCGAGTTTGCCGGCGGATTTAAAGCAGTGGTCACTATGATTGCCGACAGTGAAAATCAGCCCTATCATGAGGATGCATTTATCCGGTTAATCGAAGCCATGCCCCAAACCCTGGCCCGGCGCACCGGTTACGGTCTTTCCGAACTGGTCAACACAGACGGGTCCATCAACATGGAACACAGGTTTTCAGAGATTATGCTGTACCGCAGCCATCTGGGTTTCCCGGACGGCCTGCTGAAGACCGGTGACATTATAGAGGTCTGGGGTGAGGGTGGTTTTTATGACGGCACCCCGGAATTCATTGACCAGGAGGGCATCTACGGGGCGGATCAGCAATTCGTTGTTTATGGTAACGACGAGACCCTGGCCCGGGCCGAGTATCATACCGGCATCGCCTCTTTCTGGGATGAAGATCATGAAAGCCACTATGTGAAATTCTATGCTGAAAAGACAGGGGATTCCCAGGTTACGGATTCATCCGGCCAGGAAATTACCGTCTACCAGGAGGACGGTTATTATACAAAGACATTGCCGGGCAATATCGGTGATATTCTTGAACTGACCGGTGTCAATACCTATGAAGGGGACGACGGCCGCCGTTTTAGATGCAACACTGCTATATTGGCCTCCACCATTCCGGTGACCGGATATCCTTCCACTTCAGCGGTGGATGCCATTGCGCCATACGAACAGTCTGGAACGTCGATCTCTTTGAATGCCACGGCCAGTGATGTTCAGTCCGGTTCGTCGGGCAGCGGAACGACTACCGTTTTCATTAATGAAATCCATTACGATAACGCAAGTACCGATACCGGAGAGGCGATCGAAATTGCCGGTCCAGCCGGCACCAATTTGACCGGTTGGAGTATTGAACTTTATAACGGCAACGGCGGTGCGAGTTACGGTACCATCGCGCTTTCGGGTACGATCATCGATGCAGGCAGTGGATACGGCACCCTCGGTTTTTCTCAGGCCGGTATCCAGAACGGTGCGCCTGACGGTATTGCTTTGGTGGATGGCAGCGGTTCCGTGATTCAGTTTCTCAGCTACGAGGGGAGTTTTACCGCTGCTGACGGACCGGCGGAGGGGATGGTCAGTACCGACATCGGGGTATCCGAAACCTACGCCACTCCAGTCGGGTATTCCCTTCAACTATCCGGAACCGGCACGACATATGAAGAATTTACATGGCAAGGTGCTGCTGCGGATTCGTTCGGTAGTGTGAACTCCGGCCAGACATTCGGTGCCGGAAGCGGCTCGACCGGGGAAGTTACCCAGGTTGAATTTTTCTACCGTTATGGTTTGGACGGACTAACCTGGGGCGCGTGGACGTCAATCGGAACGGATACCACCGCCGGTGACAGCTGGAACCACTCATTCTTCTACCCCGAAGGACAGGGGTATTATGAATTTTATACCGTTTCAACGGACAATGACGGCAATGTTGAAGATGCACCGATCCGGGCAGATGCTAAAGTCTTGTTCAATAATTCCCCGGAAGCACCCTCTGACCCCGGTATTTCAGACGGACAGACAGATGTCGAATTGAACCCGACATTAAGCGTCACCGTGTCTGATTCGGACGTAAGTGCTGTGGATGTCTCTTTTTATGATGGAAATGGCAATTTAATCGGTACGGTTGAAGATGTACCCTCCGGAGAAACAGCGTCCCTTGTCTGGGACGGGCTTTCCGAAAATACCACATATACCTGGTATGCAGTGGTCGATGACGGGATTGATTCTGTCCCGTCCCCGGTATGGTCATTTACCACACTTACGGTAAAACCAGTGCCTGCCGTGGGAATGTACGGACTTGTTCTAAGCACCCTGCTCCTGTCTGGTATCGGTCTGGTAAACATCAGACGAAAATAA